A window from Pseudomonas sp. Tri1 encodes these proteins:
- a CDS encoding MFS transporter codes for MHDPHSERMSSAETRAASGLALVFAFRMLGMFMVLPVLATYGMDLAGATPALIGLAIGAYGLTQAIFQIPFGIISDRIGRRPVIYLGLIVFALGSVLAANADSIWGVIAGRILQGAGAISAAVMALLSDLTREQHRTKAMAMIGMTIGLSFAVAMVVGPLLTRAFGLSGLFLATGAMALVGILIVAFMVPHATGPLQHRESGVARQALIPTLKHPDLLRLDLGIFVLHAMLMSSFVALPLALVQKAGLPKEQHWWVYLTALLISFFAMIPFIIYGEKRRKMKRVLLGAVMTLMLTELFFWQFGDSLRALVIGTVVFFTAFNLLEASLPSLISKVSPAGGKGTAMGVYSTSQFLGSALGGILGGWLFQHGGLSVVFLGCAALAALWLAFAVTMREPPYVTSLRLPLSPEAIREAGLTERLKAVVGVTDAVVVADEAAVYIKLDTELLDRATLERLVNNPAPSTCEA; via the coding sequence ATGCACGATCCCCACAGCGAACGCATGAGTAGCGCAGAGACCCGCGCGGCAAGCGGTCTTGCCCTGGTGTTCGCCTTCCGTATGCTGGGCATGTTCATGGTGTTGCCGGTGCTGGCGACCTATGGCATGGACCTGGCGGGCGCGACGCCGGCCCTCATTGGCCTGGCGATTGGCGCTTACGGCCTGACCCAGGCGATTTTCCAGATCCCGTTCGGGATCATTTCCGACCGCATCGGCCGTCGTCCGGTTATCTACCTGGGGCTGATCGTCTTCGCCCTGGGCAGTGTGCTGGCGGCCAATGCCGATTCGATCTGGGGCGTGATCGCCGGACGCATCCTACAGGGCGCCGGGGCCATTTCCGCTGCCGTCATGGCGCTGCTGTCGGACTTGACCCGCGAACAGCATCGGACCAAAGCCATGGCCATGATCGGCATGACCATCGGTCTGTCGTTCGCCGTCGCCATGGTCGTAGGTCCCTTGCTGACCCGTGCCTTTGGTTTGTCGGGGCTGTTCCTGGCCACCGGTGCCATGGCGCTGGTGGGCATCCTGATCGTGGCGTTCATGGTGCCGCATGCCACCGGGCCGTTGCAGCACCGGGAGTCCGGGGTAGCCCGCCAGGCGTTGATCCCGACGCTCAAGCATCCGGACCTGTTGCGCCTGGACCTGGGTATCTTTGTGCTCCACGCCATGCTCATGTCCAGTTTCGTCGCCTTGCCGTTGGCGCTGGTGCAGAAGGCCGGCCTGCCCAAGGAACAGCATTGGTGGGTGTACCTGACCGCGCTGCTGATTTCGTTCTTCGCCATGATCCCGTTCATCATCTATGGCGAGAAGCGACGCAAAATGAAACGAGTTTTGCTCGGCGCCGTCATGACGCTGATGCTCACTGAGCTATTCTTCTGGCAGTTCGGCGACAGCTTGCGGGCCCTGGTGATCGGCACGGTGGTGTTCTTCACCGCGTTCAACCTGTTGGAGGCGTCGCTGCCGTCGCTGATCAGCAAGGTTTCACCAGCGGGCGGCAAGGGCACGGCGATGGGGGTTTATTCCACCAGCCAGTTCCTGGGTTCGGCGTTGGGCGGGATCCTCGGCGGCTGGCTGTTCCAGCATGGCGGTTTGTCGGTTGTGTTCCTGGGATGTGCCGCGCTGGCTGCACTTTGGCTGGCCTTTGCTGTTACCATGCGCGAACCTCCCTATGTGACGAGCCTGCGCTTGCCCTTATCGCCCGAGGCGATTCGTGAGGCTGGCCTGACCGAGCGTCTGAAGGCCGTCGTTGGAGTAACCGATGCAGTGGTGGTCGCCGACGAGGCGGCCGTGTATATCAAACTCGACACCGAATTATTGGATCGCGCGACGCTCGAGCGCCTGGTGAACAACCCGGCCCCGAGCACGTGCGAAGCCTAG
- the uvrA gene encoding excinuclease ABC subunit UvrA, translating to MDKILIRGARTHNLKNIDLTLPRDKLIVITGLSGSGKSSLAFDTLYAEGQRRYVESLSAYARQFLSMMEKPDVDTIEGLSPAISIEQKSTSHNPRSTVGTITEIYDYLRLLYARVGIPRCPDHDIPLEAQTVSQMVDLVLAQPEGSKLMLLAPVIRERKGEHLMVFEELRAQGFVRARVNGKLCELDELPKLDKQKKHSIDVVVDRFKVRADLQQRLAESFETALKLADGIALVAPMDDEPGEEIIFSARFACPICGHAISELEPKLFSFNNPAGACPTCDGLGVKQFFDTKRLVNGELTLAEGAIRGWDRRNVYYFQMLGSLAAHYKFSLDKPFNELPADQQKFILHGSGAQNVDFKYLNDRGDIVKRSHPFEGIVPNLERRYRETESASVREELAKFLSTQPCPDCRGTRLRREARHVWVGEKTLPAVTNLPIGDATDYFGGLKLTGRRGEIADKILKEIRERLQFLVNVGLDYLTLDRSADTLSGGEAQRIRLASQIGAGLVGVMYILDEPSIGLHQRDNDRLLGTLKHLRDIGNTVIVVEHDEDAIRLADYVVDIGPGAGVHGGHIVAQGTAAEVMAHPDSLTGKYLSGRVKIKVPAKRTPRNKKLSLTLKGARGNNLRNVDLEIPIGLLTCVTGVSGSGKSTLINNTLFPLSATALNGATTLEAAAHDSIKGLEHLDKVVDIDQSPIGRTPRSNPATYTGLFTPIRELFAGVPESRSRGYGPGRFSFNVKGGRCEACQGDGLIKVEMHFLPDIYVPCDVCKSKRYNRETLEIKYKGKNIHETLEMTIEEARVFFDAVPALARKLQTLMDVGLSYIKLGQSATTLSGGEAQRVKLSRELSKRDTGKTLYILDEPTTGLHFADIQQLLDVLHRLRDHGNTVVVIEHNLDVIKTADWLVDLGPEGGSKGGQIIAVGTPEQVAEMKQSYTGHYLKPLLERDRD from the coding sequence TTGGACAAGATCCTGATTCGTGGGGCCCGTACCCACAACCTGAAGAACATCGACCTGACCCTGCCACGGGACAAACTGATCGTCATCACCGGCCTGTCCGGATCCGGCAAATCATCCCTGGCCTTCGATACCCTGTACGCCGAAGGTCAGCGGCGCTATGTCGAATCGCTGTCGGCCTATGCCCGGCAGTTCCTGTCGATGATGGAAAAACCCGACGTCGACACCATCGAAGGCCTGTCGCCGGCGATCTCCATCGAGCAGAAGTCGACGTCCCATAACCCACGGTCGACGGTCGGCACCATCACCGAGATCTACGACTACTTGCGCCTGCTGTATGCACGAGTGGGCATCCCCCGCTGCCCCGACCACGACATTCCCCTGGAAGCCCAGACCGTCAGCCAGATGGTCGACCTGGTGCTGGCCCAGCCAGAAGGCAGCAAGCTGATGCTGCTGGCCCCGGTGATTCGCGAGCGCAAGGGCGAGCACCTGATGGTCTTCGAAGAACTGCGCGCCCAGGGCTTCGTGCGGGCCCGGGTCAACGGCAAGCTGTGCGAGCTGGACGAACTGCCGAAGCTGGATAAACAGAAGAAGCATTCGATTGATGTCGTCGTGGACCGCTTCAAAGTCCGTGCCGACCTGCAACAGCGGCTGGCCGAGTCCTTCGAGACCGCACTGAAGCTGGCCGACGGCATCGCCCTGGTCGCGCCGATGGACGACGAACCCGGCGAGGAAATCATCTTCTCCGCGCGCTTCGCCTGCCCGATCTGCGGTCATGCCATCAGTGAGCTGGAACCCAAGCTGTTTTCCTTCAACAACCCGGCCGGCGCCTGCCCGACCTGCGATGGCCTGGGGGTCAAGCAGTTCTTCGACACCAAGCGCCTGGTCAACGGCGAACTGACCCTGGCCGAAGGGGCGATTCGCGGCTGGGACAGGCGCAACGTCTATTACTTCCAGATGCTCGGGTCGCTGGCGGCCCATTACAAGTTCAGCCTGGACAAGCCGTTCAACGAGCTCCCCGCCGACCAGCAGAAATTCATCCTGCATGGCAGTGGTGCGCAGAATGTCGACTTCAAATACCTGAACGACCGCGGTGATATCGTCAAGCGCTCCCACCCTTTCGAAGGCATCGTGCCAAACCTGGAACGTCGCTATCGCGAGACCGAGTCGGCCAGCGTGCGCGAAGAACTGGCCAAGTTCCTCAGCACCCAGCCCTGCCCCGATTGCCGTGGCACCCGGTTGCGGCGAGAAGCGCGGCATGTGTGGGTCGGCGAGAAAACCTTGCCAGCGGTGACCAATCTGCCGATCGGTGACGCCACCGATTATTTCGGCGGTTTGAAACTCACCGGTCGCAGGGGCGAGATTGCCGACAAGATCCTCAAGGAAATCCGCGAGCGCCTGCAGTTTCTGGTGAACGTCGGCCTGGATTACCTGACCCTCGATCGCAGCGCTGACACCTTGTCCGGCGGCGAAGCCCAGCGTATCCGCCTGGCCAGCCAGATCGGCGCCGGCCTGGTGGGGGTGATGTACATCCTCGACGAGCCGTCCATCGGCCTGCACCAGCGGGACAACGACCGGCTGCTCGGCACCCTCAAGCACCTGCGGGACATCGGCAATACGGTGATTGTGGTCGAGCACGACGAAGACGCCATTCGCCTGGCCGATTATGTGGTGGACATCGGCCCGGGCGCAGGAGTGCATGGTGGGCATATCGTTGCCCAGGGCACCGCCGCCGAAGTCATGGCGCATCCCGACTCCCTGACCGGTAAATACCTGTCGGGTCGGGTGAAGATCAAGGTGCCCGCCAAGCGCACACCGCGCAACAAGAAGCTGTCGCTGACCCTCAAGGGCGCCCGTGGCAACAACTTGCGCAACGTCGACCTGGAAATCCCGATCGGCCTGCTGACCTGCGTTACCGGCGTGTCCGGTTCCGGTAAATCGACGCTTATCAACAACACCTTGTTCCCCCTCAGTGCCACGGCCCTGAACGGCGCCACCACCCTGGAAGCTGCCGCCCACGACAGCATCAAGGGCCTGGAGCACCTGGACAAGGTCGTCGATATCGACCAGAGCCCGATCGGCCGCACGCCGCGCTCCAACCCGGCGACCTACACCGGGCTGTTCACGCCGATCCGCGAACTGTTCGCCGGCGTACCGGAGTCGCGCTCCCGGGGCTACGGCCCTGGCCGCTTCTCGTTCAACGTCAAGGGTGGGCGCTGCGAAGCCTGCCAGGGCGATGGCCTGATCAAGGTGGAGATGCACTTCCTGCCGGACATCTACGTGCCGTGCGACGTGTGCAAGAGCAAGCGCTACAACCGCGAAACCCTGGAGATCAAGTACAAGGGCAAGAACATCCACGAAACCCTCGAGATGACCATCGAGGAAGCACGGGTGTTCTTCGACGCGGTACCGGCGCTGGCGCGCAAGCTCCAGACCTTGATGGATGTAGGTCTGTCGTACATCAAGCTGGGGCAGTCGGCAACGACCTTGTCCGGCGGCGAGGCCCAGCGGGTCAAGTTGTCCCGTGAACTGTCCAAGCGCGACACCGGCAAGACCCTGTACATCCTCGACGAGCCGACCACTGGCCTGCACTTCGCCGATATCCAGCAATTGCTCGACGTGCTGCATCGTCTGCGCGACCACGGCAACACCGTGGTGGTGATCGAGCACAACCTGGATGTGATCAAGACCGCTGACTGGCTGGTGGACCTGGGGCCGGAAGGCGGCTCCAAGGGTGGACAGATCATCGCGGTAGGTACACCTGAGCAAGTGGCCGAGATGAAGCAGTCCTACACCGGCCACTACCTCAAGCCGTTGCTGGAGCGTGATCGGGACTGA
- the bfr gene encoding bacterioferritin has product MQGHPDVIDYLNTLLTGELAARDQYFIHSRMYEDWGFTELYERINHEMEEEAQHADALMRRILMLEGTPRMRPDDLDIGTTVPDMLAADLRLEYKVRAALCKGIELCEQHNDYVTREILRIQLNDTEEDHTYWLEKQLGLIKLIGLENYLQSQF; this is encoded by the coding sequence ATGCAAGGTCACCCAGACGTAATCGATTACCTCAACACGTTGCTGACAGGTGAGCTGGCAGCCCGTGATCAATATTTCATCCACTCGCGGATGTACGAGGATTGGGGTTTTACCGAGCTCTACGAACGTATCAACCATGAGATGGAAGAAGAAGCACAGCACGCCGATGCATTGATGCGCCGGATCCTGATGCTCGAAGGCACGCCGCGGATGCGCCCGGACGATCTGGACATTGGGACCACGGTGCCTGACATGCTTGCCGCCGACTTGCGCCTGGAATACAAAGTACGCGCTGCGCTGTGCAAAGGCATCGAGCTTTGCGAACAGCACAATGACTACGTAACCCGCGAAATCCTGCGCATCCAGCTCAACGATACCGAAGAAGACCATACCTACTGGCTCGAGAAGCAGTTGGGTCTGATCAAGTTGATAGGCCTGGAAAACTACCTGCAGTCGCAGTTCTGA
- a CDS encoding catalase: MSQTKTLTTASGAPVADNQNSRSAGPRGPLLLDDFHLIEKLAHFNRENIPERRVHAKGSGAYGTFTVTRDITQYTSAKLFESVGKQTPTFLRFSTVGGERGSADTERDPRGFALKFYTEEGNWDIVGNNTPVFFIRDPLKFPDFIHTQKRLPQSNLKSAQAMWDFWSHSPEALHQVTILFSDRGIPDGYRHMHGFGSHTYSLISAQGERHWVKWHYKTKQGIKNLAPAEAARLAGTDPDYAQRDLFNAIERGDFPKWSVCIQIMTEAQAAAHYENPFDVTKTWSQKEFPLIEVGELELNRNPLNYFAEVEQAAFGPSNMVPGVGLSPDRMLQGRVFAYADAHRYRVGTNHQQLPVNAPRSPVNTYQRDGAMAFGSNGGAAPNYEPNSYVEAPKQAPRYAEPALELSGAADRYDHREDTDYYSHAGALFRLMNVEQKALLINNIAGAMAGVSADVVDRQLQHFFKADVAYGEGIAKALGVQLN; the protein is encoded by the coding sequence ATGAGCCAGACCAAAACGCTTACGACCGCAAGCGGCGCTCCTGTCGCCGATAACCAGAATTCTCGCTCCGCCGGCCCGCGCGGCCCGCTGTTGCTCGACGATTTCCACCTCATCGAGAAGCTTGCTCACTTCAACCGCGAGAACATTCCTGAGCGTCGAGTGCACGCCAAGGGGTCGGGGGCCTACGGTACATTCACCGTCACCCGGGACATCACTCAATACACCAGCGCCAAGCTGTTCGAGTCGGTCGGTAAGCAAACGCCAACCTTCCTGCGGTTTTCCACTGTAGGTGGTGAGCGTGGTTCTGCCGACACTGAGCGCGATCCGCGCGGCTTTGCCTTGAAGTTCTATACCGAGGAAGGAAACTGGGACATTGTTGGCAACAACACGCCGGTCTTTTTCATCCGTGACCCGCTGAAATTTCCAGACTTCATCCATACCCAGAAGCGTCTGCCGCAAAGCAACCTGAAAAGTGCCCAGGCGATGTGGGATTTCTGGTCGCACTCGCCTGAGGCGTTGCATCAGGTCACCATTTTGTTCTCTGACCGGGGCATTCCGGATGGCTACCGGCATATGCACGGCTTCGGCAGTCACACCTACAGCCTGATCAGCGCCCAGGGTGAGCGGCACTGGGTGAAGTGGCACTACAAGACCAAGCAGGGGATCAAGAACCTGGCTCCCGCCGAAGCGGCACGCCTGGCCGGCACCGATCCGGACTACGCTCAGCGCGACCTGTTCAATGCGATTGAGCGTGGTGATTTCCCGAAATGGAGTGTCTGCATCCAGATCATGACCGAGGCCCAGGCCGCTGCTCATTACGAAAACCCGTTCGACGTGACCAAGACCTGGTCACAGAAAGAGTTTCCGCTGATTGAAGTGGGGGAGCTCGAACTCAACCGTAACCCGCTGAACTACTTTGCTGAGGTCGAGCAGGCGGCATTCGGACCGAGCAACATGGTGCCGGGTGTTGGTCTTTCGCCCGATCGCATGCTGCAAGGCCGTGTATTCGCTTACGCTGATGCACACCGCTACCGTGTAGGCACCAACCACCAGCAATTGCCAGTGAATGCCCCACGCAGCCCGGTCAACACCTACCAGCGCGATGGAGCCATGGCTTTTGGCAGCAACGGCGGTGCGGCACCGAACTACGAGCCCAATAGCTATGTCGAAGCGCCGAAGCAAGCTCCACGCTATGCCGAGCCAGCGCTGGAGCTCAGTGGTGCGGCGGATCGTTATGATCATCGCGAAGACACCGATTACTACAGCCACGCCGGCGCGCTGTTCCGCCTGATGAACGTCGAGCAGAAAGCTCTGCTGATCAACAATATCGCCGGTGCGATGGCCGGTGTATCGGCAGATGTCGTTGACCGTCAGTTGCAGCATTTCTTCAAGGCGGACGTCGCTTACGGGGAAGGCATTGCCAAGGCGTTGGGCGTACAGCTTAACTAA
- the rplQ gene encoding 50S ribosomal protein L17 produces the protein MRHRKSGRHLSRTSSHRKAMFQNMAVSLFEHELIKTTLPKAKELRRVAEPLITLAKTDSLANRRLAFDRTRSKAIVGKLFNDLGKRYATREGGYLRILKCGFRAGDNAPMAYVELVDRATAGEAVSAE, from the coding sequence ATGCGTCATCGTAAAAGTGGTCGTCACCTGAGCCGCACCAGCTCGCACCGCAAGGCCATGTTCCAAAACATGGCGGTGTCGCTGTTCGAGCACGAGCTGATCAAAACTACACTGCCGAAAGCCAAAGAACTGCGCCGCGTTGCTGAGCCGCTGATCACTCTGGCCAAGACAGATAGCCTGGCTAACCGCCGTCTGGCTTTCGACCGTACTCGTTCGAAAGCTATCGTTGGTAAGCTCTTCAACGACCTGGGCAAGCGTTACGCTACCCGTGAGGGTGGCTACCTGCGCATTCTCAAGTGCGGTTTCCGCGCTGGCGACAACGCGCCTATGGCGTACGTCGAGTTGGTTGATCGTGCTACTGCCGGCGAAGCTGTAAGCGCCGAGTAA
- the rpoA gene encoding DNA-directed RNA polymerase subunit alpha produces the protein MQISVNEFLTPRHIDVQVVSPTRAKITLEPLERGFGHTLGNALRRILLSSMPGCAVVEAEIDGVLHEYSAIEGVQEDVIEILLNLKGLAIKLHGRDEVTLTLSKKGSGVVTAADIQLDHDVEIVNPDHVIANLASNGALNMKLTVARGRGYEPADSRQSDEDESRSIGRLQLDSSFSPVRRIAYVVENARVEQRTNLDKLVIDLETNGTLDPEEAIRRAATILQQQLAAFVDLKGDSEPVVVEQEDEIDPILLRPVDDLELTVRSANCLKAENIYYIGDLIQRTEVELLKTPNLGKKSLTEIKDVLASRGLSLGMRLDNWPPASLKKDDKATA, from the coding sequence ATGCAGATTTCGGTAAATGAGTTCCTGACACCCCGCCATATTGATGTGCAGGTTGTCAGTCCAACCCGCGCCAAGATCACACTCGAGCCTCTCGAGCGTGGTTTCGGCCACACCCTGGGCAACGCGCTGCGCCGCATCCTGTTGTCCTCAATGCCCGGCTGTGCAGTAGTCGAGGCCGAGATTGACGGTGTGCTCCACGAGTACAGCGCCATCGAAGGTGTACAGGAAGATGTAATTGAAATCCTGTTGAACCTTAAAGGTCTGGCTATCAAGCTGCACGGTCGTGACGAAGTTACGCTGACCTTGTCGAAGAAGGGTTCGGGGGTGGTTACCGCTGCCGATATTCAGCTGGATCATGATGTCGAGATCGTTAACCCCGATCACGTAATCGCTAACCTGGCGTCTAACGGCGCCCTGAACATGAAGCTCACTGTAGCTCGTGGTCGTGGTTATGAACCGGCAGACTCGCGTCAGAGCGATGAAGACGAAAGCCGCAGCATCGGTCGCTTGCAGCTTGACTCTTCGTTCAGCCCAGTTCGCCGTATCGCATACGTGGTGGAAAACGCCCGTGTCGAGCAGCGTACCAACCTGGACAAGCTGGTTATTGATCTGGAAACCAACGGTACCCTGGATCCTGAAGAGGCTATTCGCCGCGCTGCAACCATCCTGCAACAGCAGTTGGCTGCGTTCGTCGACCTCAAAGGTGACAGTGAGCCAGTGGTTGTCGAGCAGGAAGACGAGATCGATCCGATCCTGCTTCGCCCGGTTGACGATCTGGAACTGACTGTACGTTCGGCTAACTGCCTTAAGGCGGAAAACATCTACTACATCGGCGACCTGATTCAGCGTACCGAAGTAGAGCTGTTGAAGACTCCGAACCTTGGCAAGAAATCCTTGACTGAAATCAAGGACGTTCTGGCCTCCCGCGGTCTGTCCCTCGGCATGCGCCTCGACAACTGGCCGCCTGCAAGTCTTAAGAAGGACGACAAGGCGACTGCCTGA
- the rpsD gene encoding 30S ribosomal protein S4 has translation MARYIGPKCKLARREGTDLFLKSGVRAIESKCNIEAAPGIHGQRRGRQSDYGTQLREKQKVRRIYGVLERQFSGYYKEAAGKKGATGENLLQLLECRLDNVVYRMGFGSTRAESRQLVSHKSISVNGQTVNVPSYQVRAGDVVAVREKAKNQLRIVQALDLCAQRGRVEWVEVDTEKKSGVFKNVPARSDLSADINESLIVELYSK, from the coding sequence ATGGCTCGTTACATTGGTCCAAAATGCAAACTCGCTCGTCGCGAAGGCACCGATCTCTTTCTGAAGAGCGGCGTGCGCGCGATCGAATCGAAGTGCAACATTGAAGCAGCACCTGGTATCCACGGCCAACGCCGCGGTCGCCAGTCCGATTACGGCACCCAACTGCGTGAAAAGCAGAAGGTCCGTCGTATCTACGGCGTTCTCGAGCGTCAATTCAGCGGCTACTACAAAGAAGCTGCTGGCAAGAAAGGCGCAACCGGTGAAAACCTGCTGCAGCTGCTCGAATGCCGTCTGGACAACGTTGTATACCGTATGGGTTTCGGTTCTACTCGTGCCGAATCCCGTCAGCTGGTATCGCACAAGTCGATCAGCGTTAACGGTCAAACCGTAAACGTTCCGTCCTACCAGGTTCGTGCTGGTGACGTGGTTGCTGTTCGCGAGAAAGCAAAGAACCAACTTCGCATTGTCCAAGCTCTCGATCTGTGTGCCCAACGTGGCCGCGTAGAATGGGTAGAAGTAGACACTGAGAAGAAGTCGGGCGTTTTCAAGAACGTTCCTGCTCGCAGTGATCTGTCCGCCGACATCAACGAAAGCCTGATTGTCGAGCTCTACTCCAAGTAA
- the rpsK gene encoding 30S ribosomal protein S11 translates to MAKPAARPRKKVKKTVVDGIAHIHASFNNTIVTITDRQGNALSWATSGGSGFRGSRKSTPFAAQVAAERAGQAALEYGLKNLDVNVKGPGPGRESAVRALNGCGYKIASITDVTPIPHNGCRPPKKRRV, encoded by the coding sequence ATGGCAAAACCTGCTGCTCGTCCTCGTAAAAAAGTTAAAAAGACAGTGGTTGATGGCATCGCCCACATCCATGCTTCTTTTAACAACACCATCGTGACCATTACCGACCGTCAAGGTAACGCTCTTTCCTGGGCTACCTCCGGTGGTTCGGGTTTCCGCGGTTCCCGCAAGTCCACCCCGTTCGCTGCTCAAGTAGCTGCTGAGCGTGCTGGTCAAGCTGCGCTGGAATACGGCCTGAAAAACCTCGACGTCAACGTCAAAGGTCCAGGTCCAGGTCGTGAATCCGCAGTCCGCGCTTTGAACGGCTGTGGCTACAAGATCGCCAGCATCACCGACGTGACGCCAATCCCGCACAACGGGTGCCGTCCGCCGAAGAAGCGCCGCGTGTAA
- the rpsM gene encoding 30S ribosomal protein S13: MARIAGVNIPDNKHTVISLTYIYGVGRTTAQKICAVTGVNPAAKIKDLSDEQIEQLRGEVAKFTTEGDLRREINMKIKRLMDLGCYRGLRHRRGLPVRGQRTKTNARTRKGPRKPIRK, encoded by the coding sequence ATGGCCCGTATTGCAGGCGTTAACATTCCAGATAACAAGCATACTGTTATCTCGCTGACCTACATCTATGGTGTTGGTCGCACTACTGCACAGAAAATTTGTGCAGTGACTGGGGTCAACCCAGCGGCAAAGATCAAAGATCTGAGCGACGAGCAGATTGAACAGCTGCGTGGCGAAGTGGCGAAGTTCACCACTGAAGGTGACCTGCGTCGCGAAATCAACATGAAAATCAAGCGCTTGATGGACCTCGGTTGCTATCGCGGTCTGCGTCATCGTCGTGGTCTTCCAGTACGCGGTCAGCGTACCAAGACCAACGCGCGTACCCGTAAAGGTCCGCGTAAGCCGATCCGCAAGTAA
- the rpmJ gene encoding 50S ribosomal protein L36, whose protein sequence is MKVRASVKKLCRNCKIIRREGVVRVICSAEPRHKQRQG, encoded by the coding sequence ATGAAAGTTCGTGCATCGGTGAAAAAGCTGTGCCGTAACTGCAAGATTATTCGCCGCGAAGGTGTTGTTCGGGTAATTTGCAGCGCGGAACCGCGTCACAAACAGCGCCAAGGCTGA
- the secY gene encoding preprotein translocase subunit SecY produces MAKQGALSALGKGGMSELWARLRFLFLAIIVYRIGAHIPVPGINPDRLADLFRQNEGTILSLFNMFSGGALERMSIFALGIMPYISASIIMQLMTAVSPQLEQLKKEGEAGRRKISQYTRYGTVVLALVQAIGMSIGLAGQGVSFTADFSFYFVAVTTFVAGAMFMMWLGEQITERGVGNGISMLIFAGIVAGLPRAIGQSFESARQGDINIFALVAIGLLAVAIIGFVVFIERGQRRIAVHYAKRQQGRKVFAAQTSHLPLKVNMAGVIPAIFASSILLFPASLGAWFGQSEGMGWLQDISQSIAPGQPLNILLFSAGIIFFCFFYTALMFNPKDVAENLKKSGAFIPGIRPGEQSARYIDGVLTRLTMFGALYMTAVCLLPQFLVVAANVPFYLGGTSLLIVVVVVMDFMSQVQSHLVSHQYESLMKKANLKGYGSGMLR; encoded by the coding sequence ATGGCTAAGCAAGGTGCTCTCTCTGCGCTCGGCAAAGGCGGTATGTCTGAACTCTGGGCTCGTCTGCGTTTTCTGTTCCTGGCGATTATCGTCTACCGAATAGGCGCACACATCCCGGTTCCAGGTATCAACCCGGACCGACTCGCGGACCTGTTTCGACAGAATGAGGGGACCATTCTTAGCTTGTTCAACATGTTTTCCGGCGGCGCGCTGGAACGGATGAGCATCTTTGCACTGGGGATCATGCCGTACATCTCGGCATCGATCATCATGCAACTGATGACCGCCGTCAGCCCGCAGCTGGAGCAGTTGAAGAAGGAAGGTGAAGCTGGCCGTCGCAAGATCAGCCAGTACACCCGCTACGGCACTGTCGTCCTCGCCCTCGTTCAAGCCATTGGCATGTCCATTGGCCTGGCGGGGCAGGGCGTATCGTTCACTGCTGACTTTAGCTTCTATTTCGTTGCGGTAACCACTTTTGTGGCGGGCGCGATGTTCATGATGTGGCTGGGTGAGCAGATTACTGAGCGTGGTGTTGGCAACGGTATCTCGATGTTGATTTTCGCAGGTATCGTCGCCGGTCTTCCGAGAGCGATCGGGCAGTCTTTCGAGTCTGCGCGTCAGGGTGATATCAACATTTTCGCCCTGGTTGCCATCGGTTTGCTGGCAGTAGCGATTATCGGTTTCGTGGTGTTCATTGAGCGTGGTCAGCGTCGTATTGCTGTTCACTACGCCAAGCGTCAGCAGGGCCGCAAGGTCTTTGCTGCGCAGACCAGCCACTTGCCGTTGAAGGTGAACATGGCCGGCGTAATTCCGGCTATTTTCGCGAGCAGCATCCTGCTGTTCCCGGCTTCGTTGGGTGCCTGGTTCGGCCAGTCTGAAGGTATGGGCTGGTTACAGGACATCTCGCAGTCGATCGCTCCTGGTCAGCCGTTGAATATTCTGCTGTTTAGTGCAGGGATTATTTTCTTCTGCTTCTTCTATACGGCGTTGATGTTCAATCCGAAAGACGTAGCGGAAAACCTGAAGAAGTCCGGTGCCTTTATTCCGGGCATCCGTCCAGGTGAGCAGTCTGCGCGCTACATTGATGGCGTTCTGACTCGCTTGACCATGTTCGGTGCTCTTTACATGACGGCCGTCTGTCTGTTGCCCCAGTTCCTGGTGGTTGCGGCAAACGTACCGTTCTACCTTGGCGGGACCTCGTTGCTGATCGTGGTCGTGGTTGTGATGGACTTCATGTCCCAAGTACAATCGCACCTCGTTTCGCACCAGTACGAATCCCTGATGAAGAAAGCCAACCTGAAGGGCTACGGCAGCGGCATGTTGCGCTGA